From the genome of Actinacidiphila yeochonensis CN732, one region includes:
- a CDS encoding CHAD domain-containing protein: MGVSAGADGASAGEALSRYLGEQATGFLRGLGLRGQDEAEADRLLRGSARRISGVLHTYADLVDPGWAEPVRTELGWLAGTLGREPQYSTRLGRLVDALRRLSAVLPAQQSEPEPTPARPPVAVAQQGRATGVAGRAAGSAGASAGGAAAGPLAVGAARAGALLERQLTLARARAHSATLQAMGSSRFHALADSVAVLASEAPLAAVAAGPAREVLPPLAATAHARLVEAAASLPLGRAGHPYNAEAVRAALGAELAADLQDAPWHQVRVLLRLSRYATEVPGSGGRGTVPAPRLAEAAAVLQRHHEASESAAAVAAAARTPRIAPATAYALGVLHADQRHEVEAARFAFSRLWQS; the protein is encoded by the coding sequence GTGGGCGTCAGCGCGGGCGCGGACGGAGCGAGTGCCGGAGAGGCGCTGTCGCGGTATCTCGGGGAGCAGGCCACCGGGTTCCTGCGCGGCCTCGGCCTGCGCGGGCAGGACGAGGCCGAGGCGGACCGGCTGCTGCGTGGCAGCGCCCGGCGGATCTCGGGCGTCCTGCACACCTACGCCGATCTGGTCGACCCCGGGTGGGCCGAGCCGGTCCGGACCGAACTGGGCTGGCTGGCCGGGACGCTGGGCCGCGAGCCGCAGTACTCGACCCGGCTGGGACGGCTGGTGGACGCGCTGCGCCGGCTCTCGGCGGTGCTGCCGGCCCAGCAGTCCGAGCCGGAGCCGACACCGGCCCGGCCGCCGGTCGCGGTGGCGCAGCAGGGCCGCGCGACCGGCGTCGCGGGCCGGGCCGCCGGCTCCGCCGGTGCCTCGGCCGGCGGCGCGGCGGCGGGGCCGCTCGCGGTGGGCGCGGCGCGGGCCGGGGCCCTGCTGGAGCGCCAGCTGACCCTGGCGCGCGCCCGCGCGCACTCCGCCACCCTCCAGGCCATGGGCTCGTCCCGCTTCCACGCGCTGGCCGACTCCGTCGCCGTGCTGGCCTCCGAGGCGCCGCTGGCGGCGGTCGCGGCCGGTCCGGCCCGCGAGGTGCTGCCGCCGCTGGCGGCCACCGCCCACGCCCGGCTCGTCGAGGCCGCGGCCTCCCTGCCGCTGGGCCGGGCCGGGCACCCGTACAACGCCGAGGCGGTGCGGGCCGCACTCGGCGCCGAGCTGGCCGCCGACCTCCAGGACGCGCCCTGGCACCAGGTCCGGGTGCTGCTCCGGCTGAGCCGGTACGCCACCGAGGTCCCGGGCTCGGGCGGTCGCGGCACGGTCCCCGCGCCGCGGCTGGCCGAGGCGGCGGCGGTGCTCCAGCGGCACCACGAGGCGTCGGAGTCGGCCGCCGCGGTGGCCGCCGCCGCCCGCACCCCGCGGATCGCGCCGGCCACCGCGTACGCGCTGGGGGTGCTCCACGCCGACCAGCGGCACGAGGTGGAGGCGGCCCGTTTCGCCTTCTCCCGGTTGTGGCAGTCGTGA
- a CDS encoding DUF47 domain-containing protein — MRFRLTPRETSFYDMFAASADNIVTGSKLLMELLGADSTTRPEIAERMRAAEHAGDDATHAIFHQLNSSFITPFDREDIYTLAGSLDDIMDYMEEAVDLVVLYNVEELPKGVEQQIEVLARAAELTAEAMPNLRTMANLTEYWIEVNRLENQADQIHRRLLAHLFNGKYDAIEVLKLKQIVDVLEEAADAFEHVANTVETIAVKES; from the coding sequence GTGCGCTTTCGTCTGACCCCCAGGGAGACGAGCTTCTACGACATGTTCGCCGCGTCCGCGGACAACATCGTCACGGGCTCCAAGCTCCTGATGGAACTGCTCGGGGCCGATTCGACGACCCGGCCCGAGATCGCCGAACGCATGAGGGCCGCGGAGCACGCGGGTGACGACGCGACGCACGCGATCTTCCACCAGCTGAACTCCTCCTTCATCACGCCGTTCGACCGCGAGGACATCTACACCCTCGCCGGTTCGCTCGACGACATCATGGACTACATGGAGGAGGCCGTTGACCTGGTCGTCCTCTACAACGTCGAGGAGCTGCCGAAGGGTGTCGAGCAGCAGATCGAGGTGCTGGCCCGGGCCGCGGAGCTGACCGCCGAGGCGATGCCGAACCTCCGCACCATGGCGAACCTCACCGAGTACTGGATCGAGGTCAACCGGCTGGAGAACCAGGCCGACCAGATCCACCGCAGACTGCTCGCGCACCTGTTCAACGGCAAGTACGACGCCATCGAGGTGCTCAAGCTCAAGCAGATCGTCGACGTGCTGGAGGAGGCGGCGGACGCGTTCGAGCACGTCGCCAACACGGTGGAGACCATCGCGGTCAAGGAGTCCTGA
- the pstS gene encoding phosphate ABC transporter substrate-binding protein PstS, which produces MKLQRKSGLRALTVGAVAITGAVVLTGCGSDNNSSGGSSSSSASSTSSSAGATTAASSISCEKGSILSSGSTAQQNAMELWVKNYQQACAGSTINYKASSSGQGVIDFNQGTDAFAGSDSPLAADEITTSKKVCSNGEGIDLPMVGGPIAIGYNLPGVNNLVLDASTLAKIFNGKITTWNDPAIKKLNPGVSLPSTKIQTVHRQDDSGTTDNLTKYLGGAAKADWPYPHAKAWAANGGQAVAQSSGVASLVKQTAGSIGYFELSYASADSIPTVKIATGAASPVEATTANASQGIAQAKVVGTGSDLALDLSAAYTTTAPNAYPIVLVTYEIACDKGNKADTLPLTKSFLNYVSSADGQAQLSGAGYAPLPDAIAAKVRAAVAALA; this is translated from the coding sequence GTGAAGCTTCAGCGTAAGAGCGGACTGCGGGCTCTGACCGTCGGTGCGGTCGCCATCACCGGCGCGGTTGTCCTGACCGGCTGCGGTTCGGACAACAACAGCTCGGGCGGCAGCAGCAGTTCCTCTGCGAGCAGCACCAGCTCCAGTGCCGGCGCCACCACCGCCGCCTCGTCCATCTCCTGCGAGAAGGGCTCGATCCTCTCCTCGGGTTCCACCGCGCAGCAGAACGCGATGGAGCTCTGGGTCAAGAACTACCAGCAGGCCTGTGCCGGCTCGACGATCAACTACAAGGCGTCGTCCTCCGGCCAGGGCGTCATCGACTTCAACCAGGGCACCGACGCCTTCGCGGGCTCCGACTCCCCGCTGGCCGCGGACGAGATCACCACCTCGAAGAAGGTCTGCTCCAACGGTGAGGGCATCGACCTGCCGATGGTCGGCGGCCCGATCGCGATCGGCTACAACCTGCCCGGCGTGAACAACCTGGTGCTCGACGCGTCCACCCTCGCGAAGATCTTCAACGGCAAGATCACCACGTGGAACGACCCGGCGATCAAGAAGCTGAACCCGGGCGTGAGCCTGCCCAGCACCAAGATCCAGACCGTGCACCGCCAGGACGACTCCGGCACCACGGACAACCTCACCAAGTACCTGGGCGGCGCGGCCAAGGCCGACTGGCCCTACCCGCACGCCAAGGCGTGGGCGGCCAACGGCGGCCAGGCCGTGGCGCAGTCCTCCGGCGTGGCCTCGCTGGTCAAGCAGACCGCCGGCTCGATCGGCTACTTCGAGCTGTCCTACGCGTCCGCCGACAGCATCCCCACGGTCAAGATCGCGACCGGCGCCGCGTCGCCCGTCGAGGCCACCACCGCCAACGCCTCCCAGGGCATCGCCCAGGCCAAGGTCGTCGGCACCGGCTCCGACCTGGCCCTCGACCTGAGCGCCGCCTACACCACCACGGCGCCCAACGCCTACCCGATCGTCCTGGTCACGTACGAGATCGCCTGCGACAAGGGCAACAAGGCCGACACCCTGCCCCTGACGAAGTCCTTCCTCAACTACGTCTCCAGCGCTGACGGCCAGGCCCAGCTCTCCGGCGCCGGCTACGCCCCGCTGCCCGACGCGATCGCGGCCAAGGTCCGCGCCGCCGTCGCCGCCCTGGCCTGA
- a CDS encoding phosphatase PAP2 family protein translates to MAEVAAGITSDAVNPDISVLRGVNGLARHAPRVVDRVVEAASGYGLVAVVLLLALCCWWRPARRAGDAPAAVAGVAWAALAAGIAVLLDIPVRVLVQRPRPWVEHDGLDVLAHGGGRYSFASGQAAAVAAVAVGLFMVNRRFGAVALLVALAEGFAQVYTGSHYPTDAAGGFALGAATALLLAPPALALLTALTARLARTRAAFLVRSPGSDRPPTPSARRSGCATARRTRTSPPDARSPRPALRPRDGTPASRAEGGIPSPRRTSRLLHGVTGLSH, encoded by the coding sequence AGCGACGCCGTCAACCCCGACATCAGCGTGCTCCGCGGCGTCAACGGCCTGGCCCGCCACGCCCCTCGCGTGGTGGACCGGGTGGTCGAGGCCGCCTCCGGGTACGGGCTGGTGGCCGTGGTCCTGCTGCTCGCCCTGTGCTGCTGGTGGCGGCCGGCCCGGCGGGCCGGCGACGCGCCGGCGGCGGTGGCCGGCGTGGCCTGGGCGGCGCTCGCCGCGGGGATCGCCGTGCTGCTGGACATCCCGGTGCGCGTCCTCGTCCAGCGACCCCGTCCCTGGGTCGAGCACGACGGCCTCGACGTGCTGGCGCACGGCGGCGGCAGGTACTCCTTCGCCAGCGGCCAGGCCGCGGCGGTGGCGGCGGTGGCCGTCGGCCTGTTCATGGTCAACCGCCGCTTCGGGGCGGTCGCGCTGCTGGTGGCCCTTGCCGAGGGGTTCGCCCAGGTCTACACCGGGTCGCACTACCCGACCGACGCGGCCGGCGGGTTCGCGCTGGGCGCGGCCACCGCGCTGCTGCTCGCGCCGCCCGCCCTCGCCCTGCTGACCGCTCTCACCGCCCGCCTCGCCCGCACCCGCGCGGCGTTCCTCGTCCGCTCCCCCGGCTCCGACCGGCCGCCGACCCCCTCGGCGCGCCGCAGCGGCTGCGCCACAGCGCGACGGACAAGGACCTCGCCGCCTGACGCACGCTCACCCCGCCCTGCCCTGCGCCCGCGTGACGGAACACCCGCGAGCCGGGCCGAGGGCGGCATCCCGTCACCCCGCCGCACGTCACGGCTTCTTCACGGGGTGACGGGCTTGTCACATTGA
- the pstB gene encoding phosphate ABC transporter ATP-binding protein PstB, with translation MAKRIDVSGLSAFYGSHKAIDDISMTVEPGSVTAFIGPSGCGKSTFLRTLNRMHEVTPGGRVEGKVLLDNEDLYGTNVDPVTVRRTVGMVFQRPNPFPTMSIYDNVAAGLRLNGIHRKGELDAIVEKNLKGANLWNEVKDRLNKPGSGLSGGQQQRLCIARATAVEPQVLLMDEPCSALDPISTLAIEDLIGELKERFTIVIVTHNMQQAARVSDRTAFFNLAAVGQPGKLIEIDETERIFSNPSVQATEDYISGRFG, from the coding sequence ATGGCCAAGCGAATCGACGTCAGCGGCCTCTCCGCCTTCTACGGCAGCCACAAGGCCATCGACGACATCTCGATGACCGTCGAGCCCGGCTCCGTGACCGCGTTCATCGGGCCCTCCGGCTGCGGCAAGTCCACCTTCCTGCGCACCCTGAACCGCATGCACGAGGTCACCCCCGGCGGCCGGGTCGAGGGCAAGGTCCTCCTCGACAACGAGGACCTCTACGGCACCAACGTCGACCCGGTCACGGTGCGGCGCACCGTCGGCATGGTCTTCCAGCGGCCCAACCCGTTCCCCACCATGTCGATCTACGACAACGTGGCGGCCGGCCTGCGGCTCAACGGCATCCACCGGAAGGGCGAGCTCGACGCGATCGTCGAGAAGAACCTGAAGGGCGCCAACCTCTGGAACGAGGTCAAGGACCGCCTCAACAAGCCCGGCTCGGGCCTGTCCGGCGGCCAGCAGCAGCGCCTGTGCATCGCCCGCGCGACCGCGGTCGAGCCCCAGGTGCTGCTGATGGACGAGCCCTGCTCCGCGCTCGACCCGATCTCCACCCTCGCCATCGAGGACCTGATCGGGGAGCTGAAGGAGCGCTTCACCATCGTCATCGTGACCCACAACATGCAGCAGGCGGCACGCGTCTCGGACCGCACCGCCTTCTTCAACCTGGCGGCCGTGGGCCAGCCGGGCAAGCTGATCGAGATCGACGAGACCGAGCGGATCTTCTCCAACCCGTCGGTCCAGGCCACCGAGGACTACATCTCCGGCCGCTTCGGCTGA
- a CDS encoding inorganic phosphate transporter — translation MDTFVLVVTVAVALFFTYTNGFHDSANAIATSVSTRALTPRAALAMAAVMNLAGAFLGQSVAGTVSKGLIATPHGRSGMGILFAALAGAIVWNLITWYFGLPSSSSHALFGGLVGAALAGGVLVHWNGVVDKVIVPMFLSPVVGLVVGYLVMLAIVWFFRRSNPHKAKRGFRMAQTVSAAAMALGHGLQDAQKTMGVVVLALVIHDPSRGFGIPVWVKLVCAAMMSLGTYAGGWKIMRTLGRRIIDLDPPQGFAAETTSAAILYTTSYVFAAPVSTTHVITSAIMGVGATRRVKAVRWGVAKNIVVGWFITMPAAGCVAAVCYLVVKLVFG, via the coding sequence GTGGACACCTTCGTTCTGGTCGTGACCGTCGCGGTCGCGCTCTTCTTCACCTACACCAACGGCTTCCACGACTCGGCGAACGCCATCGCCACCTCCGTCTCCACCCGCGCGCTGACCCCCCGGGCCGCGCTGGCGATGGCCGCGGTGATGAACCTGGCGGGTGCCTTCCTCGGCCAGAGCGTGGCCGGGACGGTCAGCAAGGGGCTGATCGCCACCCCGCACGGGCGCTCCGGCATGGGCATCCTGTTCGCCGCGCTGGCCGGGGCGATCGTGTGGAACCTGATCACCTGGTACTTCGGGCTGCCGTCGAGTTCCAGCCACGCGCTGTTCGGCGGGCTCGTCGGCGCGGCGCTGGCCGGCGGCGTACTGGTCCACTGGAACGGCGTGGTCGACAAGGTCATCGTGCCGATGTTCCTCTCGCCGGTGGTCGGCCTGGTCGTCGGCTATCTCGTGATGCTGGCGATCGTGTGGTTCTTCCGCCGGTCCAACCCGCACAAGGCCAAGCGCGGCTTCCGGATGGCGCAGACCGTCTCGGCGGCGGCGATGGCGCTCGGCCACGGCCTCCAGGACGCCCAGAAGACGATGGGCGTGGTGGTCCTGGCCCTGGTCATCCACGACCCGTCCCGGGGATTCGGCATCCCGGTCTGGGTGAAGCTGGTGTGCGCCGCGATGATGTCGCTCGGCACCTACGCCGGCGGCTGGAAGATCATGCGCACCCTGGGCCGCCGGATCATCGACCTGGACCCGCCGCAGGGCTTCGCGGCCGAGACCACGTCGGCGGCGATCCTCTACACGACCTCCTACGTCTTCGCCGCGCCGGTCTCCACGACCCACGTCATCACCTCGGCGATCATGGGCGTCGGCGCAACCCGCCGGGTCAAGGCGGTGCGCTGGGGCGTGGCGAAGAACATCGTCGTCGGCTGGTTCATCACCATGCCGGCGGCCGGCTGTGTCGCCGCCGTCTGCTACCTGGTCGTGAAGCTCGTCTTCGGCTGA
- a CDS encoding FAD-binding oxidoreductase → MARRSTLRAGGGVLAGVWLASGCDSGDDAGSGASAPAPTSSAPSPFSFPSSPSRSTAAPASSDWKALAVSLDGSLIRPQDRTFDADSRLYNTRFDGLRPAAVAYVGGVDDVRACLDFARRTATPLAIRSGGHSYAGWSSGDGRLVLDVSRLDGVRLDGTEAVVGGGVKLIDLYSTLAARGRTVPGGSCPTVGVSGLTLGGGHGVMSRSMGLTCDNLLGATLVTADGTVHEVSAEAEPEVFWALRGAGNGTFGVVTSLTFATHPAPEVVTGYLTWPWSRAADVVRAWQSWGPEQPDPIWSALHLDCDAGQAPAVSVAMLSSGSRADLAAAADRLAALAGAAASSVSLHPHDYVDAMFAYAGCQGLSAAQCHLAPQGTLGRETYTARSDFYDAPLPDGGIDTLLAQMRLLANRSGGGAGSIALTALGGAVNRVGPTATAFVHRRSRFLAQYLASDGLSTTGWLATTYASLRRYASGAAYQNYTDPSLKDWRTAYYGANASRLTALKHQLDPGRLFDFPQAL, encoded by the coding sequence ATGGCCCGGCGCAGCACGCTGCGGGCCGGGGGCGGCGTGCTGGCGGGGGTCTGGCTGGCGAGCGGCTGCGACAGCGGAGACGACGCCGGGAGCGGTGCGTCCGCCCCGGCCCCGACGTCGTCAGCCCCGTCCCCGTTCTCCTTCCCGTCCTCGCCGAGCCGGAGCACGGCGGCTCCGGCGAGTTCCGACTGGAAGGCGCTGGCGGTGTCCCTGGACGGCAGCCTCATCCGCCCCCAGGACCGTACGTTCGACGCCGACTCCCGCCTCTACAACACCCGGTTCGACGGCCTGCGCCCGGCCGCCGTCGCGTACGTGGGCGGCGTGGACGACGTCCGCGCCTGCCTGGACTTCGCGCGCCGTACCGCCACCCCGCTGGCGATCCGCAGCGGCGGCCACTCCTACGCGGGCTGGTCCAGCGGCGACGGGCGGCTGGTCCTCGACGTGTCCCGGCTGGACGGCGTCCGGCTCGACGGCACCGAGGCCGTGGTCGGGGGCGGCGTGAAGCTGATCGACCTCTACAGCACGTTGGCGGCCCGAGGCCGTACGGTGCCGGGGGGCTCCTGCCCCACCGTGGGCGTCTCCGGCCTGACCCTGGGCGGCGGCCACGGCGTGATGAGCCGTTCGATGGGGTTGACCTGCGACAACCTCCTCGGGGCCACGCTGGTCACGGCGGACGGCACCGTCCACGAGGTGTCGGCAGAGGCCGAGCCCGAGGTCTTCTGGGCGCTGCGCGGCGCGGGCAACGGCACCTTCGGCGTGGTGACCTCGCTGACCTTCGCCACCCACCCGGCGCCGGAGGTGGTCACCGGCTACCTGACCTGGCCGTGGTCGCGCGCCGCCGACGTGGTGCGGGCCTGGCAGAGCTGGGGCCCGGAGCAGCCCGACCCCATCTGGTCGGCTCTCCACCTGGACTGCGACGCCGGCCAGGCGCCCGCCGTCTCGGTGGCGATGCTCTCCTCCGGCTCACGTGCCGACCTCGCCGCGGCGGCCGACCGGCTGGCCGCCCTCGCGGGGGCGGCGGCCTCCTCGGTCTCCCTGCACCCGCACGACTACGTGGACGCGATGTTCGCCTACGCCGGCTGCCAGGGGCTCAGCGCCGCCCAGTGCCACCTCGCGCCGCAGGGCACGCTGGGCCGCGAGACGTACACCGCGCGCTCCGACTTCTACGACGCGCCGCTGCCCGACGGCGGCATCGACACACTGCTGGCACAGATGCGGCTGCTGGCCAACCGCTCCGGCGGCGGCGCCGGCAGCATCGCGCTGACCGCCCTGGGCGGCGCGGTCAACCGGGTCGGCCCGACCGCGACGGCGTTCGTCCACCGCCGCTCCCGGTTCCTGGCCCAGTACCTCGCCTCGGACGGGCTGTCCACCACCGGCTGGCTCGCGACCACCTACGCGTCGCTGCGCCGCTACGCCTCGGGAGCGGCCTACCAGAACTACACCGACCCGTCGCTGAAGGACTGGCGCACCGCCTACTACGGCGCCAACGCGTCCCGCCTGACCGCCCTCAAGCACCAGCTCGACCCGGGCCGCCTCTTCGACTTCCCCCAGGCCCTCTGA
- a CDS encoding metal-sensitive transcriptional regulator yields the protein MPTEDAAGETVTPQGPHGYSHDKESHLKRLRRIEGQLRGLQRMVEEDVYCIDILTQVSASTKGLQSFALQLLEEHLRHCVAAAAIGGGPESERKVAEATAAIARLLRT from the coding sequence ATGCCGACGGAAGACGCCGCAGGGGAGACGGTGACACCGCAGGGGCCGCACGGCTACAGCCACGACAAGGAATCCCACCTGAAACGGCTGCGCCGGATCGAGGGCCAGCTCCGCGGCCTCCAGCGCATGGTCGAGGAGGACGTCTACTGCATCGACATCCTCACGCAGGTCTCGGCCAGCACCAAGGGCCTCCAGTCCTTCGCCCTCCAACTGCTGGAGGAGCACCTGCGGCACTGCGTCGCCGCCGCGGCGATCGGCGGCGGGCCGGAGAGCGAGCGGAAAGTGGCGGAGGCCACAGCCGCGATAGCGCGGCTGCTGCGCACCTGA
- the pstA gene encoding phosphate ABC transporter permease PstA — translation MSETVIDTAPSAAVPAPSLLSSRRLPRWTPPAIAVAAIAIGCGVGAGAGLSSHIQWGLIALLLFVAGSYAVTAAVEGRRQAKDRVATSLVWAAFVLAVLPLYSLVETTIKRGAGVIDGTFLTHSMNNVLTIQPGGGVYHAIIGTVEQVGLAGVIATPIGIFTAVYLVEYGKGRLASAVTFFVDVMTGIPSIVSGLFILSLWFILIGHAPASGFPGALALAILMTPIVVRSTEEMLKLVPNELREASLALGVPKWRTITKVVVPTAIGGITTGVMLALARIAGESAPIALLVFGSNVINTNPFNGPQASLPYYIYQQYVNGNDASQARAWGAALVLIAFVMILNLVARLIARWKAPKHSGR, via the coding sequence ATGAGCGAGACCGTCATCGACACGGCGCCGTCCGCCGCCGTCCCCGCACCCTCCCTGCTGTCCTCCCGCCGGCTGCCCCGGTGGACCCCGCCGGCCATCGCCGTCGCCGCCATCGCGATCGGCTGCGGTGTCGGCGCCGGCGCCGGGCTGTCCAGCCACATCCAGTGGGGCCTGATCGCCCTGCTGCTCTTCGTGGCCGGCTCCTACGCCGTCACCGCCGCCGTCGAGGGCCGCCGCCAGGCCAAGGACCGGGTCGCCACCAGCCTCGTGTGGGCCGCCTTCGTCCTGGCCGTGCTCCCGCTGTACTCGCTGGTCGAGACGACGATCAAGAGGGGCGCCGGCGTGATCGACGGCACCTTCCTGACCCACTCGATGAACAACGTGCTCACCATCCAGCCGGGCGGCGGCGTCTACCACGCCATCATCGGCACGGTGGAGCAGGTCGGCCTGGCCGGCGTCATCGCCACCCCGATCGGCATCTTCACCGCGGTCTACCTGGTCGAGTACGGCAAGGGCCGGCTGGCCTCGGCCGTCACGTTCTTCGTCGACGTGATGACCGGTATCCCGTCGATCGTCTCGGGTCTGTTCATCCTGTCGCTGTGGTTCATCCTGATCGGCCACGCCCCGGCGTCCGGCTTCCCGGGCGCGCTGGCACTGGCGATCCTGATGACCCCGATCGTGGTGCGCTCCACCGAGGAGATGCTCAAGCTGGTCCCGAACGAGCTGCGCGAGGCGTCGCTGGCGCTGGGCGTCCCGAAGTGGCGGACCATCACCAAGGTCGTCGTGCCGACCGCCATCGGCGGCATCACCACCGGCGTCATGCTGGCGCTGGCCCGCATCGCGGGCGAGAGCGCGCCCATCGCGCTCCTGGTGTTCGGCAGCAACGTGATCAACACCAACCCGTTCAACGGCCCGCAGGCCTCACTGCCGTACTACATCTACCAGCAGTACGTGAACGGCAACGACGCCTCGCAGGCCCGTGCCTGGGGCGCCGCCCTGGTGCTCATCGCGTTCGTGATGATCCTCAACCTGGTGGCCCGGCTCATCGCGCGGTGGAAGGCCCCCAAGCACTCCGGTCGCTGA
- the pstC gene encoding phosphate ABC transporter permease subunit PstC, producing MTTTAPPSAAPPEKQRTVTRPGDRVFAGLSRGSGILLLVVMAAIAVFLGVRAAHAISGDHGNFLTTFEWNAALTPPKFGVAVLAYGTVVSAVIAMVIAVPIAVGIALFITHYAPRRLGDVIAYVIDLLAAVPSIIYGLWGALFLVPHMHGLNLWMNHYLGWTVIFKMTDPDAPARSLFTVGVLLAIMILPIITNVSREVIRQVPRMHEEAALALGATRWEVIRMSVLPFARSGIISASMLGLGRALGETMAVATVLSASPTISAHLLDSPSGGTFSQNIVAKFGEATDFGRDALIASGLVLFFITLLVNGAARLIIARRKEYSGANA from the coding sequence ATGACCACCACCGCACCACCTTCCGCCGCACCGCCGGAGAAGCAACGGACCGTGACCCGCCCGGGTGACCGCGTCTTCGCCGGCCTGTCCCGCGGCTCAGGCATCCTCCTGCTCGTCGTGATGGCCGCGATCGCGGTCTTCCTGGGAGTCCGTGCCGCCCACGCCATCTCCGGCGACCACGGGAACTTCCTCACCACCTTCGAGTGGAACGCGGCCCTGACCCCGCCGAAGTTCGGCGTGGCCGTCCTGGCCTACGGAACCGTCGTCAGCGCGGTGATCGCGATGGTGATCGCCGTCCCGATCGCCGTCGGTATCGCGCTGTTCATCACGCACTACGCGCCGCGCCGGCTCGGCGACGTGATCGCCTACGTGATCGACCTGCTCGCCGCCGTCCCCAGCATCATCTACGGCCTGTGGGGCGCGCTGTTCCTGGTCCCCCACATGCACGGCCTCAACCTGTGGATGAACCACTACCTGGGCTGGACGGTGATCTTCAAGATGACCGACCCGGACGCCCCGGCCCGGTCGCTGTTCACCGTGGGCGTCCTGCTGGCGATCATGATCCTGCCGATCATCACCAACGTCAGCCGCGAGGTCATCCGCCAGGTGCCGAGGATGCACGAGGAGGCGGCACTCGCGCTCGGCGCGACCCGCTGGGAGGTCATCCGCATGTCGGTGCTCCCCTTCGCGCGCTCCGGCATCATCAGCGCCTCCATGCTGGGCCTGGGCCGCGCCCTCGGCGAGACCATGGCCGTGGCCACCGTGCTCTCCGCCTCGCCGACGATCTCCGCGCACCTGCTGGACTCGCCGTCCGGCGGAACCTTCTCGCAGAACATCGTCGCCAAGTTCGGTGAGGCCACCGACTTCGGCCGGGACGCGCTGATCGCCTCCGGCCTCGTGCTCTTCTTCATCACCCTGCTGGTCAACGGCGCGGCGCGGCTGATCATCGCCCGCCGCAAGGAGTACTCGGGGGCCAACGCATGA
- a CDS encoding NUDIX hydrolase, which yields MTAGEAVRAAGTVLWRYRRTGEGGPSVDSIDGIEVALVHRPRYDDWSLPKGKLKAGEDFPAAAIRETREETGVECVLGDPLPSVYYRAGGRPKEVRYWAAEAGSGVFAANREVDRVEWLPPADAARRLTHDHDRPLISALLEALAQRA from the coding sequence GTGACCGCGGGCGAGGCGGTCCGGGCGGCGGGCACCGTGCTGTGGCGGTACCGCCGGACGGGTGAGGGCGGGCCGTCGGTGGACTCCATCGACGGCATCGAGGTCGCCCTCGTCCACCGGCCGCGCTACGACGACTGGAGCCTCCCGAAGGGCAAGCTGAAGGCTGGCGAGGACTTCCCGGCCGCCGCGATCCGCGAGACCCGCGAGGAGACGGGCGTCGAGTGCGTGCTCGGCGACCCGCTGCCGTCGGTGTACTACCGCGCGGGCGGGCGGCCCAAGGAGGTCCGCTACTGGGCCGCCGAGGCCGGCTCCGGGGTGTTCGCCGCCAACCGCGAGGTGGACCGCGTCGAGTGGCTGCCGCCCGCCGACGCGGCCCGCCGCCTCACCCACGACCACGACCGCCCGCTGATCTCCGCGCTGCTGGAGGCGCTGGCCCAGCGGGCATAG